From the Jilunia laotingensis genome, the window GACACGGCTTTGTTCAAGATACGCCACTTCTCTATTTGGTTAATGTGAACTGCGCCAACTTGACATCCCGGCTGTTAGGTCCGATCATCACTTGGAAATCGCCCGGTTCGACTACGTATTTCAGGTCGTAGTTGTAGAACTTGAGCATCTCCGGGGAGATATTGAAGGTGACGGTCTGTGCTTCTCCGGGCTTCAGGAATATTTTCTGATAGCCTTTCAATTCTTTGACCGGACGGGTGACGCTTCCTACAAGGTCGCGGGTATACAATTGTACGACTTCCGTTCCGGGATATTCACCTGTGTTGGTGACGTTGACGGAGGCGGTAATCAAGCCTGTCATCGGCAGTTGATTGCTACTTAACTGCACATCGCTGAAAGAGAAAGTAGTATAAGACAATCCGTAGCCGAAAGGATAAAGCGGATCGTTGTCCACATCCAGATAGTTGGAACGGAACTTCTCGAACCATTTGCCGTCTTTCAGTGGACGTCCGGTGTTCTTGTGGGCATAATATAACGGTATCTGCCCAACGCTCTTCGGGAAAGTCATCGTCAGTTTGCCACCCGGAATGAAGCGTCCGAAAAGAACGTCACCGATGGCGTAAGCTGCTTCGCTTCCACCAAACCATACATTCAATATGGCAGGTACATTCGCTTGTTCCCAGTTCAAAATCAACGGTCGCCCGGTGAAAAGAACGAGAACGACAGGTTTGCCGGTAGCAACCAGGGCCTTTAACAGTGTCTGCTGCACATCCGGCAATTCCAGATTGGTACGACTGCTGCTTTCACCGCTCATCTCGGATGATTCGCCCAAAGCGGCCACGATGATGTCCGCCTTCTTTGCCGTAGCGAGTGCTTCGTCAAGCAACTGCTGGTCGGTACGGTTGTCACGGTGCAATGAACGGCCGAACATGGTGGCACGTTCCTCATAAGCTGCATCGGAAACGAGATTGCTGCCTTTGGCATAAAGCAGGTTGATGTTTGCTTCGGTTGTCATCAGCGGGAGGTACCAGGGTCCCCCTGGTTGGTTCAATGGCATCTCATCCATGCGGTTTACCATTTCGCGAAGACCTTCGATGAGTGAAGGAGACCGGTCGAGTACGGCAGTTACGCTCCAAGTTCCGGGCATGTTCGAACGTGTATCCGCCAACGGACCGATGACGGCAATTGTCCCTTGAAGGGGCAACGGCAATACCGGGTGCGGGCTATTGGCAGGCGCATCGTTCTTAAGCAAGACAAAGCTTTCTGCGGCAATACGACGTGCCACATCGCGATGTTCGCGGGTGAAGATGTCACGTGCGGGACGTTTCGGGTTGCAGTATTTATAAGGGTCTTGAAACAGCCCTAACTTGTATTTGGCTACCAAGATGCGGCGGCACGCCGTGTTGAGCGTCGTCATCGAGACTTTTCCTTCCTGAATGGATTTCTTTAAAGTGCTGACAAAGCCTTCGCTGACCATATCCATGTCTACACCGGCATTGATGGCGCGTGCGGTAACGGTTTGAAGATCACCGATACCATGATCCACCATTTCCATGGTGCCTGTATAGTCAGTAACGACAAAGCCGTTGAATCCCCATTGGTCGCGAAGCACGTCCGTCATCAACCATCTGCTGGCTGTGGCAGGAACACCGTCTACTTCATTGAAAGCTGCCATCACGCTGCCTACACCGGCTTCTATGGCTGCCTCGAAGGGAGGGAAATAATCGTTGTACATCCGTTGGCGACTCATATCCACGGTATTGTAATCACGTCCGCCTTCGGCAGCCCCGTAAAGAGCGAAATGCTTGACGCATGCCAGAATCTCGTCATCCCGTTTCAGTTGGTCGGAAAGTTTATTCCCTTGATAGCCTTTTACCATGGCTTGTGCGATGAGTGAGCCAAGGAAAGGATCCTCACCGGAACCTTCACTGACACGTCCCCACCGAGGGTCACGGCTGATATCCACCATCGGACTGAAAGTCCAGGAGATACCATCAGCACTGGCTTCGATGGCTGCAATGCGTGCGGACTCCTCGATTGACTTCATGTCCCAAGTGCAGGAGAGTCCCAATGGGATGGGGAAGATGGTTTCGTAGCCATGAATCACATCCAACCCGAAGATGAGGGGAATGCCCAGACGGCTATTCTCTACTGCGAGTTTCTGTACGTCACGGATGCGCTCTACCCCCGTCAGGTTGAGGATACCTCCTACTTCACCGCGTTTTATCTTTCCGGCGATGTCACTACTTTTGGCTTGTCCGGTTACTATTTCTCCGGTGACGGGAAGATTGAGCTGCCCGATCTTTTCATCTACAGTCATGCGCTTTAGTAGGGCATCGACAAAACGATCCATGTCCAGCGGTGCGTTTTGTGCCTGTAGAGCTGTCATTCCAAGGAAAGTGACAGTCAACAGGGAAGTAATTCGTTTGAATAATTTCTTCATATCGGTAATGGTTTAATTTGTTTTGGATGGTCAATAGTCGGGGTTCTGTACCAATACCCCTTTCGACTTATCGATTTCTGTCTGTGGCAATGGCAACAACGCATTCTTCGGTTGATAGTTGACCTTGCCTGCTGCGTGAAGAACTTCTTCGGCTATCCCCCATCGTACCAGATCATAGAAGCGGTCGAATTCCATGCCAAGCTCGACGCGGCGTTCATGCCGAATAGCATTCCGTAAGACGTTCTGATCCATCGATTCCACTTTCGGTAATATGTTCGGGTTATTACCACGTGCCCGTGCGCGTACCATCTCGAGGTCGGCATTTGCTTCACCCGTCTTACCTAACTCATTGGCTGCTTCGGCTGCCATTAGGACAACGTCTGCATAGCGGATCAGGCGGATGTTTACCCAAAATCCTTTGTTGGTGAATTCGCGACGTAAAGCGGGGTCGGTATAGGCTTTCTTGTTGAAAGCATATCCCATTGCCTGCGAAACGGGTGATTCGCCATAAGGCGTGTTTGTATTTTCGGGAGTGATGGGATCACTGTCGCTTTTACGGAAATAGAGTAGGGTGGCATCCCGCCGGGGATCTCCCGGTTCGTAAGCGTCATAGAGATTCTTGGTTGCCATGTTCCAACCCCAGCCCAAGTCCCATTGATCTGCTCCACGGACACCTTGTACTTCGGCAAACTGGCTTCCTATCTTGTCACTCTGTGGCATGGCGGCCGTTGCGGCACATTGAAGCTCGAAGATAGAACCACCGGAGTTTTCGCCTTCATCGGTGAATATCTTATCATACGAAGTGTTGAGGTTGTAAAGGCCGGAAGACATGACGTCATTTGCTGCTACGTAGAGGCTGTCCCAGTTGTTGCGCATCATAAATGTACGGGCATGTAGCGAACGGGCGGCTCCCCATGTGAGGCGGCCTAGGAATTCGCTGCTCCATTGTCTGGGAAGTGTTGATTCGGCACCGGAAAGGTCTTTGTCGATCTGTTCGTAAATCTTTTCGGCTTCCACCTTGGGCAGGTTGGCATCCGAAGCCTCGTTCACTTTAAAAGTAATCAACGGTACTTCACCAAATGCACGCACCAAGTTGAAATAACCGTAAGCGCGGAAGAACATGGCTTCGCCCCTGTTCCGACGGTCGTCTTCGGTCAACTTTCCGGTAGCTTCTGTTTGTTCTATCGACTCCAGAATGTCATTGCACTGGAAGATGACGGCATAATTCTGGCTCCAATAAGCTCCGAGCAGGCCATTGGTGGGAGTATAGACGAAGTCGTCGTACATTTCGGCAACGTCCGATCCGTCACTGCTCGTGCTGCCTTTTTCGGCATCTTCCGAACGGAAGCTTTGTATGGCGAAGGCGGGAGTGCCTGCGGTTATATTGAAGTTACGCATCATGGTATAAACGTTGTAGATTTTTCCGTTTACCAATGCATTTGGATTATCATCCTCCGTGAACTGTCCCTGCGGACTGCGGTCGAGGAAGTCGTTACAGGAGGTCAGGAATATAGAAAGCAGAAGGAAAAGTCCTGCTCCCGACACCTTACTCATAGAGTGGGGAGAAGAGATGCTTCTCTTTATTATGGTTCTTAGTAATTGAATGGCTGTCTTCATAAAATCGAATTTTTAATAGTTATATTAATTAAGGTGGACCCTTTATCCCCTTAGAACGTCACATTGATTCCGAATGTATATATTGCCGGTACGGGGTAAGTTCCATTATCCGAACCGAACGCAATGGCCGATCCGCCGATTTCAGGTGTGTAGCCCGTGTTATGCTTCCACGTTTTCAGGTTCTGGGCATTGAAATAGACTCTCAAAGCCTGTAAGCGTATTTTGGCTATCAGGGTCTGATCGAACGTATAAGCCAGTTGCAGGTTACGGATACGGAAGAAACGTCCGCTTTCGATGTAATATTCCGAGTTTTCCCGGTTGATGGCATGCTTCGTATTCAACAACGGCTGGCTGTTTGAAGTTCCTTCACCGTGCCAGCGGTCGAGCCTTTGCTCCATGTAGTTGAATTGGGCGAAGTTGTAGTTGTCCCAAGTACGGTAAATCTGATTGCCGCCTTGTCCCATCATCTCGATACTCAGATCCCAGTTCTTGTAACTCACGCCCAAAGTCATTCCGTAGGTGACGTCCGGTGTCGGATCGCCTATCATGGTACGGTCTTCCGGAGTGATCTTTCCGTCTCCGTTCACATCGGCAAATTTCAGGTCACCGGGGGTGACGGTTGCCAGTGTATTTTTCGGTGAAGCTTCGATGTCTGCCGGACTTTGGTAAACACCATCGACCTTGTATCCGTAGAAGTACCCGATGGGATAACCTGCCATTGTATAACTTTGATTCTTATCACCGGCAATAATGGAATATCCCTCTTGTACG encodes:
- a CDS encoding glycoside hydrolase family 3 N-terminal domain-containing protein, giving the protein MTALQAQNAPLDMDRFVDALLKRMTVDEKIGQLNLPVTGEIVTGQAKSSDIAGKIKRGEVGGILNLTGVERIRDVQKLAVENSRLGIPLIFGLDVIHGYETIFPIPLGLSCTWDMKSIEESARIAAIEASADGISWTFSPMVDISRDPRWGRVSEGSGEDPFLGSLIAQAMVKGYQGNKLSDQLKRDDEILACVKHFALYGAAEGGRDYNTVDMSRQRMYNDYFPPFEAAIEAGVGSVMAAFNEVDGVPATASRWLMTDVLRDQWGFNGFVVTDYTGTMEMVDHGIGDLQTVTARAINAGVDMDMVSEGFVSTLKKSIQEGKVSMTTLNTACRRILVAKYKLGLFQDPYKYCNPKRPARDIFTREHRDVARRIAAESFVLLKNDAPANSPHPVLPLPLQGTIAVIGPLADTRSNMPGTWSVTAVLDRSPSLIEGLREMVNRMDEMPLNQPGGPWYLPLMTTEANINLLYAKGSNLVSDAAYEERATMFGRSLHRDNRTDQQLLDEALATAKKADIIVAALGESSEMSGESSSRTNLELPDVQQTLLKALVATGKPVVLVLFTGRPLILNWEQANVPAILNVWFGGSEAAYAIGDVLFGRFIPGGKLTMTFPKSVGQIPLYYAHKNTGRPLKDGKWFEKFRSNYLDVDNDPLYPFGYGLSYTTFSFSDVQLSSNQLPMTGLITASVNVTNTGEYPGTEVVQLYTRDLVGSVTRPVKELKGYQKIFLKPGEAQTVTFNISPEMLKFYNYDLKYVVEPGDFQVMIGPNSRDVKLAQFTLTK
- a CDS encoding RagB/SusD family nutrient uptake outer membrane protein; the protein is MSKVSGAGLFLLLSIFLTSCNDFLDRSPQGQFTEDDNPNALVNGKIYNVYTMMRNFNITAGTPAFAIQSFRSEDAEKGSTSSDGSDVAEMYDDFVYTPTNGLLGAYWSQNYAVIFQCNDILESIEQTEATGKLTEDDRRNRGEAMFFRAYGYFNLVRAFGEVPLITFKVNEASDANLPKVEAEKIYEQIDKDLSGAESTLPRQWSSEFLGRLTWGAARSLHARTFMMRNNWDSLYVAANDVMSSGLYNLNTSYDKIFTDEGENSGGSIFELQCAATAAMPQSDKIGSQFAEVQGVRGADQWDLGWGWNMATKNLYDAYEPGDPRRDATLLYFRKSDSDPITPENTNTPYGESPVSQAMGYAFNKKAYTDPALRREFTNKGFWVNIRLIRYADVVLMAAEAANELGKTGEANADLEMVRARARGNNPNILPKVESMDQNVLRNAIRHERRVELGMEFDRFYDLVRWGIAEEVLHAAGKVNYQPKNALLPLPQTEIDKSKGVLVQNPDY